In Polyangiaceae bacterium, the genomic window TCCGTCACACCGGCCACGTCCACCACGAAGGCGCCCGTGGCCACCCCGACCCAGCCCACGTCCAGCGTCGCGATGCGCGCTGCCCCGGCGAGCGCGCGACGGCCGCTCTCCTCCAGCGCGCGCCGCTGCGCGTAGATCCGCCGCGAAGCGGGCGCGAGGCCAAAGCCCAGATGGAGGCAGAGCCCGAGGCCGAGCGCGAAGCGGAGCGCCGTCGCCCAGAGCGCGGCGCGCTCCGCCAAGGCGGCTCCCACCCAGACACACGACGGTAAGACGGGCACGACCAAGCGGAACGACGGCATCCAGTCGCCGCCGGCCAGCGCCACGGCTGGGAAGTGCAGCAGCGCGGCCAACCCGAGCGCGAGCTCGTGCGGCCCGAGCAGCCGAGCCGCACGTGGCGCGAGCAGCAACACGGGTAGGCCCGTGAGCAAGAAGGCGCCGAGCGCGTAGCGCAACCCGTCGTCGAGCCCCGCCGGTTTCGCCAGCGCAGCGAGCGGCATGGCGGAGCCGAAGGCCCAGAGCCGGATCGACGCGACCAGCACGGCCGGCGCCGCCGCGAGGGCGAGCCCCACGAGCGCCGGCCCGGGTCGGCGCTCGCGGGCGAGCGCCGTGCCGATGCCCAGCGCCATGGCCCACGGCAAGAGCTCGGGTCGCCAGGCCGCGGCGAGCCCGGCGAAGAGCGGGCCGACGGGCTTCGGCGAGAGCGCCAGCGTGCAGAGCGTGACCACCAGCCCGGTCTCCAAACCCGCGGTGGCCCAAGCGCCGAGGGGCACCGACGCGGCCACGAGCACGAGCGGCGCGAAGCGCACCGATCGCGTGCCACGCAGAGCGAGCTCGCGCCCGAGCCAGGCCGCCGCCCCGACCCAGCCGAGCCCGCCGAGCAGGCGGGCGGCGTCGAGCGCGGCGTGGGGTCCGCGCACCGCGAACGGCGACAGCAGGTGCGCGAAACCGAGGGGCGTCACCGCGTCCACGACCGCGCCGCCCGGATTGAAGCGATTGCCGATTCCCGTGGCCAGGTGGTGGGCCACGCGCGCGGTGATCCACGCGTCGTCGACGGTGAAGCCCCAGAGCGCGATGACGGAGACGCTGGCGGACAGGGCGCCCAGCCATGCGCCGCGCGCGCTGCCCGATCCCTTCGACATGAGCCCCGTGCGCCGCCCTAGCCCCGTCCTCTCTGGCTGTCCAAACTTCAGCAAAGCAAACGCAAAACTTCGGGTCGAGGGGGGACAGTCCTCTACGATTTCGCACACCGGATGAGCGCGATCCACGTAGTCGTTCGCCCCCCACGAGAAGCGCCGCCCTCGGCGCTCGAGCCGTTGTCGGGGCTCTTCGACGTCGTCGTCGACGGCGTCAACGTCACCGCCCGAGTGGGCGAGTCCCACGCCCTGCCCATCTTGGCGGAGCTGGCCCACGCGGTGGCGAACCTGGTCTCTGGCCGGCGCCGCCGCGCCACGGTCCAGCTCTACTCGGACCAAGAGGTCTGGGAGCTCGGGCTCGAGGCAGACGCCGACAGCGTGCTCCTGAGCGTGTTCCGCAGCGGGCCGCTGCCGGAGGTCGCCGTCTACGAGCGGCGCGTCCCGCTCGTGGAGCTCCGCCTCGCAGTGCAGAACGCGCTCGCCGAGGCACCCCTCAGCGGCGCGGGCCGGGCCATCGAGGGCGCCATCCGCGGCGCCGCGCACGCGCTGGAGAACGCCGAGCGGGTCGAGCTCGCTCCGATCGAGCGCCAGCAGGTCGAGCTGGCACCCCGCGCGACCCGCGGCATCGCAGTCTTCGCCCGCGCCGAGCTCCGCAAGGGCAGCGCGGGGATCGAGGCCTTGTCGGAGCGCAAGCTCGAGCGGGCCGACCTGCACTCGCTGTTGGCTGCCGGCGAGGCCGGCTTCTCGATCCGAGGCCGGAGCGCACCGCTCGGCAACGTGCACCTGTTCCTCTTGGCCGAGCGCCTGGTGGCCCTCGCGGACGACGCCCTCGACGCCTGGCAGCACGGCCGCGCGCTGTTCCGCCGGGTGGAGCTCGGCAGCGCACGCATCTCGGTGCAGCGCGGCGTCGGCGACCAGCCGCTGTCGCTCGGCGTCCACAGCCCCGCCTCGGGCCCGGAGCGCATCACCTTCCCGGAGCTCGACCCTGCGGCGCTGGTGCAGTCCTTCGTGCGCTTCGCCCGCGCCCTGACGGACAGCCTCGTGAGCGCCGACCCGAGCCAGGCCCGGAACCTGCGCATCACCTCCTTGAACACGCAGTGCCGGGCCCTGTCCGAGCGCGTCGAGGACGCCCTGGCCGACGACTCGCTGACCAACAGCCAGCCGGAGAGCTACCGCTCGTTCTCGGTTCCGCCCCGGCGCAGCGAGACCCGCGGGCGCTGGGAGCACGGCGGCAAGATGCGCTTCGTCCCGCGCTGGGTCGCAACCGTGCCGAACATCGACCTGCGCGGGACCTTCCTGTGCGGCGACCGCCTGATCGTGGGCTCCGAGCGCGAGATGGCCTGCATCCACCGCTCCCACGGCACGTTGCTCTGGCGCGTGCCCGTCACGCGTGCAGCGAGCGTGGTGACGCCCGCCGGGATCGCTCGCCTCTCACCCGACGGCCGCATCGCGCTGCTCGATCTGGACGACGGGCAGGTCCGCTTCTCCCTCACGCTCGAGCCTCGCTCCGGTGGGGGCGCCGCCGGCGCCGTGGTCCACACCCCCGGGCTGCCGAAGCTCCTGGCCGTGGCAGAGGGGGAGCGCACCGTCACCGCCATCGATCTGGTCTCGGGTGAGGTGCGCTGGCGCCACACGCTGCGCCGCCCGGGCGCCTACCGCGTGCGCCGCGCGGGCAAGCTGCTCTTGGTGGCCGGCGACTCGGTGCTCGTGGCGCTCGACGTCGCCAGCGGCGAGGTCGTGTGGCGCGTACGCGAGCGCCTGCCCTTCACCGGCGACCTGGCCGTGGACCACGACGCCGCCTTCGCGGTGGTGAGCGGGCAGAGCGGGGCACGACTCTTGAAGCTCGATCCCTGGAGCGGCGAGTCGTGCTGGACGGCGGAAATCGACGAGCGACCAGCACAAGGGCAGCCGCCGCTGCTCACCCCGAACCGAGTGGTGATCCCGGTGCGTGATCGCCGGGGCAGCGGGCTCGCGGCCTTCGACCGTGCGACGGGTGCGCCGGCCTGGCTGAGGGAACCGGGGATCGCGGCGCCGAGCACGTCGTGGCTGTCGGTGGACCAGGATCTGGTCGGCAATAGCGCCTCGGGCACGCTGCTCTGCCTCGATGGCGAGGGCGGCGACGTGCGCTACAGCCACGTGTTTCCCCGCCACGTCGACGCCGACCAGCCCCGCCGCCTCGAGCCGGTACTGCGCAGCGGCGCGCTCTTCGTCCCCCAGCACCAGGTCCACGTGGTGCGGCCCCGGGACGGCGAGATCCTGGGGACGGTCCCCACGGATCTGATCCCGGACCTGCTCCGGGTCGACGAGCGCTGCGACGTGTACGTCGCCGAAGAGAGCGGGCACATCGCCGGCTTCGGCGTCGCCGCCAAGCTGACGCTGGTACGCTGAAGCGGACTCCGGCCGGACCCGGCGCCGATCGTTCGGACCGGTGGGAAGCGTCGCGAGGCGCTTGGGGTCGTCCGCGGAGCGGAGCTCTCACCCCGAATGCGCTTCGCCGCCGTCGACGTACAGCACGTTGCCGGTGAGCCAATAGGTGCACGGCTGCGCGAGAGCGACCAGCGCCCGGCCCACGTCGTCCGGCGCCGTCAGCCGGTGCGAGGGGTTCTTGCGGATCGCGACCTGCTTCATGGTCTCGCTGTCGGGGATCTTCTTCAGCGCGGGGGTATCGGTCACGCCCGCGCAGATGGCATTCGCGGTGATGCCCCGAGGACCCAGCTCCAACGCCAGCTGGCGGATGTGCGACTCGAGCGCCGCCTTCGCAGCGCTGACCGCGCCATAGCCGCGCCACACCTGCGCCGCGCCCGTGCTGGTCATGGCGAAGATGCGGCCCTGGTTGCTGAGCAGCTTCCGCACCAAGAGGTCCTGCACCCAATAGACCAGGCTGTGAGCCATGACGTCGCTCGTCATGTCCATCTGCTTCTGGTTGAGGGCTTCCTCGCCGACCAAGGGCTTGAGCGTGCCGAACGCCAGCGAGTGCAGCAGCACCCTCACCTGCTCGCCCTGGCCGCGTTCGGCGAACCGCTTGGCGACGTCGTCGAGCACTTCGGCCCGCTTCTGCTCGTCGGCGGCGTTGACGTTGTAGAACCACGCCTCACGGCCCATGCCGCGGAGCTTCAGCACCAGCTGCTCGACGTGCGGCATGGTGCCACGGCGGTCGAGGTGCACCCCGATGATGTCCACGCCCGCGCGCGCGAGCGCCAGCGCCGCGGACTCGCCAAAGCCGCTCGAGGCCCCCAGGATGAGTGCCCACCCGTCGAGCGGGGGGAGAGGTACGTCCTCGCCGTTGGTCATCGCCGTGCCTGTCTACTACAGGCTTTCGGCTTGGGGAGACGGCTTTCGCCCTCGCGGCGGAGCTTTTTTGCGAGCAGGTCGCTCGGGCCGGACGGAGGGAGGCGGCAGCGAGCGTGTGAGCTCTTCGGCCTTGTCGTGGACGAAGCGCGCGATTTTCCTCATCGGAACCCGCGTTGGGCAGAGCTGTTCCTTGTCCGCCAGCACCTCCTCGGGGACGCACGCAAAGGACATCCGCGCCGCGTGGAAGTCCGGCATGCTGCGCGACGCGGCCAGCATCAGCGGCATGACGCCGCGGTAGCGACCCCCGGAGGCGACGATGCGCTCGCCCTCCCCTCGATCGCACAGCCCGCAGGCGATGCAGCGCCCGAACAAGGCCAGCTCCTCGCGCTCCGGCGGGGTCACCGGGGGAAGCCGATCGGCCGCGTAGTTCTCGCGGAAACGCGCGATCCCGTCGACCTTCTTGCCGAATGTGAGCCGCAGCACCGTGCGAAACAGCGCCCACGCGAGCAGCAAGATCGCTTTCACACGGGGCGGCACGGCGCGTCACCGTACCATGACGCAGCGAGCCATCCGCCAGTTTCGCCGAGGCGGGGAGGCTCGCGAGCGGGCCCGCGTATCATGGCCACGATGCCGCTCGCGCGTAACGCTGTGACACCCGAGCGTGACGCTGTGACGCCCTGTTACGGCCTGTAACTAGCTGAAACTAGGAGAAAATCCGCTGGCACGCGGCGTGCTCTAGGCCGGCTCGAAACCCCGAAGGAGCCGAGCGATGATGAGCCCCGAGTTCGCCTGCGTCCCCACCGACAGCCCCGCCGACCCGAGCGAGGTGGAGAGCGAGGCGATCCTACTCGCCGGCATGATCGCCGACCAGGAGCGCGCCTGGCGTGACTTCAACGACCGCTACGCGCGACTCATCTACCGCTGCATCACCCGGGTGACGGCCCGCTTCTCGGC contains:
- a CDS encoding PQQ-like beta-propeller repeat protein codes for the protein MSAIHVVVRPPREAPPSALEPLSGLFDVVVDGVNVTARVGESHALPILAELAHAVANLVSGRRRRATVQLYSDQEVWELGLEADADSVLLSVFRSGPLPEVAVYERRVPLVELRLAVQNALAEAPLSGAGRAIEGAIRGAAHALENAERVELAPIERQQVELAPRATRGIAVFARAELRKGSAGIEALSERKLERADLHSLLAAGEAGFSIRGRSAPLGNVHLFLLAERLVALADDALDAWQHGRALFRRVELGSARISVQRGVGDQPLSLGVHSPASGPERITFPELDPAALVQSFVRFARALTDSLVSADPSQARNLRITSLNTQCRALSERVEDALADDSLTNSQPESYRSFSVPPRRSETRGRWEHGGKMRFVPRWVATVPNIDLRGTFLCGDRLIVGSEREMACIHRSHGTLLWRVPVTRAASVVTPAGIARLSPDGRIALLDLDDGQVRFSLTLEPRSGGGAAGAVVHTPGLPKLLAVAEGERTVTAIDLVSGEVRWRHTLRRPGAYRVRRAGKLLLVAGDSVLVALDVASGEVVWRVRERLPFTGDLAVDHDAAFAVVSGQSGARLLKLDPWSGESCWTAEIDERPAQGQPPLLTPNRVVIPVRDRRGSGLAAFDRATGAPAWLREPGIAAPSTSWLSVDQDLVGNSASGTLLCLDGEGGDVRYSHVFPRHVDADQPRRLEPVLRSGALFVPQHQVHVVRPRDGEILGTVPTDLIPDLLRVDERCDVYVAEESGHIAGFGVAAKLTLVR
- a CDS encoding SDR family oxidoreductase → MTNGEDVPLPPLDGWALILGASSGFGESAALALARAGVDIIGVHLDRRGTMPHVEQLVLKLRGMGREAWFYNVNAADEQKRAEVLDDVAKRFAERGQGEQVRVLLHSLAFGTLKPLVGEEALNQKQMDMTSDVMAHSLVYWVQDLLVRKLLSNQGRIFAMTSTGAAQVWRGYGAVSAAKAALESHIRQLALELGPRGITANAICAGVTDTPALKKIPDSETMKQVAIRKNPSHRLTAPDDVGRALVALAQPCTYWLTGNVLYVDGGEAHSG